A single genomic interval of Jatrophihabitans endophyticus harbors:
- a CDS encoding SRPBCC domain-containing protein, protein MTATTSGLDPLDRIEKSIDIDAPASTVFALVSRPGWWINNGEVDAEADLRRDGDVWVVTHPEHGEFRFETIESTPPSYVAHRWHHRLPDDGVDRATLVEFRIEDRPGGGVRLSVVESGFSLLHKPREQWLADRADNDRGWDTELAAARDFVTAP, encoded by the coding sequence ATGACCGCGACCACCTCCGGACTCGACCCGCTCGATCGCATCGAGAAGAGCATCGACATCGACGCGCCCGCCTCGACGGTCTTCGCGCTCGTCAGCCGGCCGGGCTGGTGGATCAACAACGGCGAGGTGGACGCCGAAGCGGACCTGCGACGGGACGGTGACGTGTGGGTCGTCACCCATCCCGAGCACGGCGAGTTCCGGTTCGAGACGATCGAGTCGACGCCGCCGTCCTACGTGGCCCATCGCTGGCATCACCGCCTGCCCGACGACGGCGTGGACCGCGCGACGCTGGTCGAGTTCCGTATCGAGGACCGTCCCGGCGGCGGGGTCCGGCTGAGTGTCGTGGAGAGCGGATTCTCGTTGCTGCACAAGCCCCGCGAGCAGTGGTTGGCCGACCGGGCGGACAACGACCGCGGCTGGGACACCGAGCTCGCGGCCGCGCGTGACTTCGTGACGGCCCCGTGA
- a CDS encoding ArsR/SmtB family transcription factor: protein MTVAAGSSAVVFAALSDDTRWAILTRLGREPASASALARELPVSRQAIVKHLDVLAAAGLAESEPRGREVVHRALGARLNEVAHDLEAIARGWERQLARVKQLAERTAKEQS, encoded by the coding sequence GTGACCGTCGCCGCCGGGTCATCCGCCGTGGTCTTCGCGGCATTGAGCGACGACACCCGCTGGGCCATCCTCACCCGCCTCGGACGGGAGCCGGCCTCCGCGTCCGCCCTGGCCCGAGAGCTCCCGGTGAGCCGGCAGGCCATCGTCAAACACCTCGATGTCCTGGCCGCCGCGGGGCTCGCGGAGTCCGAGCCCCGCGGTCGCGAGGTCGTCCACCGTGCCCTCGGCGCGCGGCTGAACGAGGTCGCGCACGACCTCGAGGCCATCGCCCGCGGCTGGGAGCGTCAGCTCGCCCGCGTCAAACAGCTCGCGGAACGAACGGCGAAGGAGCAGTCGTGA